The following coding sequences lie in one Apium graveolens cultivar Ventura chromosome 1, ASM990537v1, whole genome shotgun sequence genomic window:
- the LOC141720129 gene encoding uncharacterized protein LOC141720129 isoform X1 — MGTKAKNLIEMTTLHELEPLAIQFLHALVSLVHDCVNITDQSQSTKPSTSNVFAVGEKDASKFNVKDAYLLELINIIFYIECLFSHSFADLQKPQVELDGKACVAVGQNGLVALYDILFIQLDVTSSQLLVTDNNFKNAEFRVHLGQTVNSLLALRSIPIFNENDAISTRKAPYEVLLIRLADSGIRSRMAHYHVFLAVILLGLCRSYQALIMNFTDLLIQLF; from the exons ATGGGTACGAAAGCAAAGAATCTTATAGAAATGACCACATTGCATGAACTGGAGCCGCTTGCTATACAGTTCCTCCATGCACTTGTGTCTTTAGTCCATGACTGTGTCAATATTACGGATCAGAGTCAATCAACAAAACCTTCTACATCTAATGTCTTTGCTGTTGGAGAAAAAGACGCAAGTAAATTTAATGTAAAAGATGCCTATCTTTTAGAGTTAATCAACATAATCTTCTACATCGAATGTCTTTTTTCTCACAGTTTTGCTGATCTCCAAAAGCCTCAAGTTGAACTTGATGGAAAAGCATGTGTAGCTGTTGGACAGAATGGCCTCGTGGCACTCTATGACATATTATTCATCCAG TTGGATGTGACATCATCTCAACTCTTGGTCACTGATAATAATTTCAAGAATGCAGAATTTAGAGTACATCTTGGTCAGACAGTGAACTCTTTATTAGCTTTGAGGAGCATTCCCATTTTTAATGAAAATGATGCAATCAGTACTAGAAAAGCTCCATATGAG GTTCTGCTTATTCGGCTTGCAG ATTCAGGAATAAGGTCAAGAATGGCACACTATCACGTGTTTTTAGCAGTCATTTTATTAGGTTTATGCCGTAGTTACCAAGCTTTGATAATGAATTTTACTGATCTGCTGATTCAATTATTTTGA
- the LOC141720129 gene encoding delta-1-pyrroline-5-carboxylate synthase-like isoform X4 has protein sequence MTVSILRIRVNQQNLLHLMSLLLEKKTFADLQKPQVELDGKACVAVGQNGLVALYDILFIQLDVTSSQLLVTDNNFKNAEFRVHLGQTVNSLLALRSIPIFNENDAISTRKAPYEVLLIRLADSGIRSRMAHYHVFLAVILLGLCRSYQALIMNFTDLLIQLF, from the exons ATGACTGTGTCAATATTACGGATCAGAGTCAATCAACAAAACCTTCTACATCTAATGTCTTTGCTGTTGGAGAAAAAGAC TTTTGCTGATCTCCAAAAGCCTCAAGTTGAACTTGATGGAAAAGCATGTGTAGCTGTTGGACAGAATGGCCTCGTGGCACTCTATGACATATTATTCATCCAG TTGGATGTGACATCATCTCAACTCTTGGTCACTGATAATAATTTCAAGAATGCAGAATTTAGAGTACATCTTGGTCAGACAGTGAACTCTTTATTAGCTTTGAGGAGCATTCCCATTTTTAATGAAAATGATGCAATCAGTACTAGAAAAGCTCCATATGAG GTTCTGCTTATTCGGCTTGCAG ATTCAGGAATAAGGTCAAGAATGGCACACTATCACGTGTTTTTAGCAGTCATTTTATTAGGTTTATGCCGTAGTTACCAAGCTTTGATAATGAATTTTACTGATCTGCTGATTCAATTATTTTGA
- the LOC141720129 gene encoding uncharacterized protein LOC141720129 isoform X3 has translation MGTKAKNLIEMTTLHELEPLAIQFLHALVSLVHDCVNITDQSQSTKPSTSNVFAVGEKDASKFNVKDAYLLELINIIFYIECLFSHSFADLQKPQVELDGKACVAVGQNGLVALYDILFIQVLLIRLADSGIRSRMAHYHVFLAVILLGLCRSYQALIMNFTDLLIQLF, from the exons ATGGGTACGAAAGCAAAGAATCTTATAGAAATGACCACATTGCATGAACTGGAGCCGCTTGCTATACAGTTCCTCCATGCACTTGTGTCTTTAGTCCATGACTGTGTCAATATTACGGATCAGAGTCAATCAACAAAACCTTCTACATCTAATGTCTTTGCTGTTGGAGAAAAAGACGCAAGTAAATTTAATGTAAAAGATGCCTATCTTTTAGAGTTAATCAACATAATCTTCTACATCGAATGTCTTTTTTCTCACAGTTTTGCTGATCTCCAAAAGCCTCAAGTTGAACTTGATGGAAAAGCATGTGTAGCTGTTGGACAGAATGGCCTCGTGGCACTCTATGACATATTATTCATCCAG GTTCTGCTTATTCGGCTTGCAG ATTCAGGAATAAGGTCAAGAATGGCACACTATCACGTGTTTTTAGCAGTCATTTTATTAGGTTTATGCCGTAGTTACCAAGCTTTGATAATGAATTTTACTGATCTGCTGATTCAATTATTTTGA
- the LOC141720129 gene encoding delta-1-pyrroline-5-carboxylate synthase 1-like isoform X2, whose protein sequence is MGTKAKNLIEMTTLHELEPLAIQFLHALVSLVHDCVNITDQSQSTKPSTSNVFAVGEKDASKFNVKDAYLLELINIIFYIECLFSHSFADLQKPQVELDGKACVAVGQNGLVALYDILFIQLDVTSSQLLVTDNNFKNAEFRVHLGQTVNSLLALRSIPIFNENDAISTRKAPYEVQNSLDLFAYRFCLFGLQIQE, encoded by the exons ATGGGTACGAAAGCAAAGAATCTTATAGAAATGACCACATTGCATGAACTGGAGCCGCTTGCTATACAGTTCCTCCATGCACTTGTGTCTTTAGTCCATGACTGTGTCAATATTACGGATCAGAGTCAATCAACAAAACCTTCTACATCTAATGTCTTTGCTGTTGGAGAAAAAGACGCAAGTAAATTTAATGTAAAAGATGCCTATCTTTTAGAGTTAATCAACATAATCTTCTACATCGAATGTCTTTTTTCTCACAGTTTTGCTGATCTCCAAAAGCCTCAAGTTGAACTTGATGGAAAAGCATGTGTAGCTGTTGGACAGAATGGCCTCGTGGCACTCTATGACATATTATTCATCCAG TTGGATGTGACATCATCTCAACTCTTGGTCACTGATAATAATTTCAAGAATGCAGAATTTAGAGTACATCTTGGTCAGACAGTGAACTCTTTATTAGCTTTGAGGAGCATTCCCATTTTTAATGAAAATGATGCAATCAGTACTAGAAAAGCTCCATATGAG GTACAGAACTCACTAGATTTATTTGCATACAGGTTCTGCTTATTCGGCTTGCAG ATTCAGGAATAA